One window from the genome of Paramisgurnus dabryanus chromosome 22, PD_genome_1.1, whole genome shotgun sequence encodes:
- the gcm2 gene encoding chorion-specific transcription factor GCMb, which produces MSKSTDQFDSSDCVCSFGMKLTWDINDPKLPQDTKQYDAFQEWTDGYVRYIYSSEDKNAQRHLSGWAMRNTNNHNCQILKKSCLGVVVCSRNCSLPDGSKLQLRPAICDKARQKQQKKLCPNCNSALELIPCRGHSGYPVTNFWRVDGKAIFFQAKGVHDHPRPESKSETEARRSAVKRRMSSPHFSQKRRLVEPEPGRYHDMAFPNIHQLTMEGPERFSIIAESNFPIQTQHYPPFQNPEPYKFSYETHPAAPMPDTPSSIQKPSNHRLYMTRPPGYDFAVPGYLGSAPYPTPLYKDPASPQTEIEPSKSGPNLSGVSHGTSPLGNHERSFADTNGKHHGWKQIFSKGAYGERGDYTQLPTNANHHYYNSDYPCRYTGPTPATPAALQTIITTTTKVSYQPCPKPSVVKYGENIYDMKGISNCNSLLEEVSPTSYSDLKVPEDSGVIKSALSYQDNIPSKIERAENFEGYRYSSYSSNSYPERMSHPFRYDSGDY; this is translated from the exons ATGTCCAAATCGACAGATCAGTTTGACAGCTCAGATTGCGTGTGTTCTTTCGGGATGAAGTTGACCTGGGATATAAATGACCCTAAACTACCACAG GACACGAAGCAGTATGACGCGTTCCAAGAGTGGACGGATGGATATGTGCGTTATATCTACAGTAGTGAAGATAAGAATGCGCAGAGACATCTGAGCGGATGGGCCATGAGGAACACTAACAATCACAACTGTCAGATCCTAAAGAAGTCCTGTCTCGGTGTGGTGGTGTGTTCGCGGAACTGTTCTCTTCCAGATGGTAGCAAACTTCAGCTGAGACCGGCCATCTGTGACAAAGCACGACAGAAACAACAGA AAAAGCTTTGTCCAAACTGTAACTCAGCTCTGGAGTTGATTCCATGCCGAGGTCACAGTGGATATCCAGTTACTAACTTTTGGAGAGTAGACGGGAAGGCAATTTTTTTCCAG GCTAAAGGAGTCCATGACCACCCCAGACCAGAGAGTAAATCTGAAACAGAGGCAAGAAGAAGCGCAGTGAAAAGAAGAATGTCGTCACCTCATTTCTCACAGAAAAGAAGACTGGTGGAGCCAGAG CCTGGGCGCTACCATGACATGGCTTTTCCAAATATCCACCAGCTCACTATGGAGGGCCCAGAACGCTTCAGCATTATTGCAGAGTCCAACTTCCCAATCCAGACCCAACACTACCCTCCATTCCAGAACCCTGAGCCCTACAAATTCTCTTACGAGACCCACCCTGCAGCGCCTATGCCGGATACCCCAAGTTCAATACAGAAGCCTTCCAACCACCGTCTATATATGACTCGCCCCCCTGGTTATGATTTTGCAGTCCCAGGGTACCTAGGCTCAGCCCCTTATCCAACACCATTGTACAAGGACCCTGCTAGCCCACAAACAGAAATTGAACCTAGTAAATCTGGGCCAAATCTAAGTGGAGTGTCTCATGGCACAAGTCCTTTAGGTAACCATGAGCGAAGCTTTGCCGACACCAATGGAAAACACCACGGTTGGAAGCAGATTTTTAGTAAAGGTGCCTATGGGGAGCGAGGTGACTACACCCAGCTGCCAACCAACGCTAATCACCACTACTACAACAGCGACTACCCATGTAGGTACACAGGACCGACCCCTGCTACCCCAGCAGCGCTGCAGACCATTATTACCACTACAACAAAAGTTTCCTATCAGCCATGCCCCAAGCCATCTGTTGTCAAGTATGGAGAGAACATCTATGACATGAAAGGCATTTCTAACTGTAACTCGCTTTTAGAAGAGGTCTCTCCAACCTCTTACTCTGACCTGAAGGTTCCTGAGGATTCAGGAGTGATAAAATCTGCCCTGTCATACCAGGACAATATCCCATCTAAAATTGAGAGGGCTGAAAACTTTGAGGGCTATCGCTACAGCAGCTACAGCTCAAACAGTTACCCTGAACGTATGTCACATCCATTCAGATACGACAGCGGGGATTACTAA